In Manis pentadactyla isolate mManPen7 chromosome 11, mManPen7.hap1, whole genome shotgun sequence, one DNA window encodes the following:
- the MED6 gene encoding mediator of RNA polymerase II transcription subunit 6 isoform X2, translating to MAAVDIRDNLLGISWVDSSWIPILNSGSVLDYFSERSNPFYDRTCNNEVVKMQRLTLEHLNQMVGVEYILLHAQEPILFIVRKQQRQSPTQVIPLADYYIIAGVIYQAPDLGSVINSRALTAVHGIQSAFDEAMSYCRYHPSKGYWWHFKDHEEQDKVKPKAKRKEEPSSIFQRQRVDALLLDLRQKFPPKFVQWIRQRKRQNLCQKL from the exons ATGGCCGCTGTGGATATTCGAG ATAATCTGCTGGGGATCTCTTGGGTTGACAGTTCCTGGATCCCCATTTTGAACAGTGGAAGTGTCTTGGATTACTTTTCAGAAAGAAGTAATCCTTTTTACGACAGGACATGTAATAATGAAGTCGTCAAAATGCAGAGGCTGACATTAGAACACTTAAA tcaGATGGTTGGAGTAGAGTACATCCTTTTACATGCTCAGGAGCCCATTCTTTTTATCGTTCGGAAACAACAGCGGCAGTCCCCTACTCAAG TTATCCCACTGGCTGATTACTATATCATTGCTGGAGTGATCTATCAGGCACCAGACTTGGGATCAGTTATAAACTCTAGAGCG CTTACTGCAGTGCATGGCATTCAGTCAGCTTTTGATGAAGCTATGTCATACTGTCGATATCATCCTTCCAAAGGATATTGGTGGCACTTTAAAGATCATGAAGAGCAAG ATAAAGTCAAACCTAAagccaaaaggaaagaagaacCAAGCTCTATTTTCCAGAGACAACGTGTGGACGCTTTACTCTTAGACCTTAGACAAAAATTTCCACCCAAATTTGTGCAG TGGATCAGACAAAGAAAGAGGCAGAACCTGTGCCAGAAACTGTAA
- the MED6 gene encoding mediator of RNA polymerase II transcription subunit 6 isoform X1: MAAVDIRDNLLGISWVDSSWIPILNSGSVLDYFSERSNPFYDRTCNNEVVKMQRLTLEHLNQMVGVEYILLHAQEPILFIVRKQQRQSPTQVIPLADYYIIAGVIYQAPDLGSVINSRALTAVHGIQSAFDEAMSYCRYHPSKGYWWHFKDHEEQDKVKPKAKRKEEPSSIFQRQRVDALLLDLRQKFPPKFVQQKSGEKPVPVDQTKKEAEPVPETVKSEEKETTKNVQQTVSTKGPPEKRMRLQ; this comes from the exons ATGGCCGCTGTGGATATTCGAG ATAATCTGCTGGGGATCTCTTGGGTTGACAGTTCCTGGATCCCCATTTTGAACAGTGGAAGTGTCTTGGATTACTTTTCAGAAAGAAGTAATCCTTTTTACGACAGGACATGTAATAATGAAGTCGTCAAAATGCAGAGGCTGACATTAGAACACTTAAA tcaGATGGTTGGAGTAGAGTACATCCTTTTACATGCTCAGGAGCCCATTCTTTTTATCGTTCGGAAACAACAGCGGCAGTCCCCTACTCAAG TTATCCCACTGGCTGATTACTATATCATTGCTGGAGTGATCTATCAGGCACCAGACTTGGGATCAGTTATAAACTCTAGAGCG CTTACTGCAGTGCATGGCATTCAGTCAGCTTTTGATGAAGCTATGTCATACTGTCGATATCATCCTTCCAAAGGATATTGGTGGCACTTTAAAGATCATGAAGAGCAAG ATAAAGTCAAACCTAAagccaaaaggaaagaagaacCAAGCTCTATTTTCCAGAGACAACGTGTGGACGCTTTACTCTTAGACCTTAGACAAAAATTTCCACCCAAATTTGTGCAG caaAAGTCTGGAGAAAAGCCAGTCCCAG TGGATCAGACAAAGAAAGAGGCAGAACCTGTGCCAGAAACTGTAAAGTCCGAAGAGAAGGAGACCACAAAGAACGTCCAACAGACAGTGAGCACTAAAGGCCCTCCTGAAAAACGAATGAGACTTCAGTGA